The genomic stretch aaaacaaacatataatttttatgatattttatGTTTATATTAACTTTTTAAAGGTTATTACAGAAAGAAGTCCAAATAATACTCTTAATACACATCAAAAATAATATATTCAAAATACTATTCTTTGATGATAATGAAAAGTTGTATGATCAACTGGATTGTGAGTTGTGTGACTAGTTTTGTAACTCAAAAGAATGAGTTTGTATCTCTACGCGAGAATATATAATCTAGcatataaataaataaataaataaataaattcCCCTAGATTCTATTTAAAAACTAAAGAAAAGCAAAAGTTTATGAGAAGTTTGATTTTTAAGTGATGCGTATATCATTTGATgatctttatttttatttttatattaacTTTTTCAATATTATGACCATTGACTCGTCGGTCATTGGGTTTAATTTCTTTAAAATAAAAATTCCttaaaaaaaaactttaaaaCCAATCATATTGGTAGGTCCCTAGCAAAAACACCATGAGAAAGATACTCTTTGCATAACAACCACCACATGGAGAGTCCGACCCTATATTCTTGTTGtccaattattttatttatttacaaaTGTTTAGTGTCCGTTTAAATATGACAACTCCAAAGGTTCTTTCTCGTATATATCTTGTATAATCCCCATATTTATATACTCCTACAAATTAGTTACATCTCATAAACAgaataattttaaataaaaaagtaCAACCAGAGTTTTCCAGGTACTTTCACTTATAATCTAATATCCCATGTTAACATATTTCAGGCTCCATAATCATTGTATGAATCATAGCACCCAATCTAACTAACTAGCATAATCTAAATCAACTATAGTAGTATATTTTAGATTTCTAAtgataaaataaaacaaacaacTGTTTCCCAAGGTTTGCCCTAGATCATAAGACTAGACTATCTAGAGAGAAATTCTATGTGTATCTTTTTCATAAAATTCTATATTTATTGATTTATTTTCTTTTGCGTTGTCCCAAGAAATTCAGTTCAAAATTCAAGGTGATTAAATTGGTCAAAGGCAGCTTTTGAACCCTTAGAAATGATGAGTTCGGAAAAGGCCCATAACCTTGAAGCTTCAATTGAGTTGGATCCCAATTTGGAACTGGAGGCTTCGTTGCAGTCAATAAAGTACTTGCCTGACACATTGATGAGCCTTGGATGAGTTGACACATAACATGTTGTTGCAGCTGCCTACAGTGTTTAATTAGAGCTCAATATAAAAGACTCAACAACACTAAAAGTTATAATGTGAAAAAAAAAACTACTAGTACTATATAGGACATGCATAATAGAGAACATTGAATTTAAATTTACTACTAGTATTAGTATATTTAGTTACCTGGGGAAGGGTCTTTAAGAGCTTGGAAGCCAGAAAGAAAACTAAATCTGCaatttgatttgaaaactttttcTATCATATCATTAAAGATTATACAGAAATAACAAACACACAACAATCTGAGCTCCTATAACTACAACCTAAAACAAGGTTATATATTGTTCCAACAAACCTGTAAGAAAACCATCACGTTCTCTGGTGAGTCTGGTTCTCACAACTCCAGGATGAAGGCAGTTCACAGTCACGTTGGCATCCATTTGCTGCATAAATTTAATACCCCAAATTATTACTGTATTCATATGAGTTCATCATATAATAAAACAAATATGATATACAAACAAATTTCACTTTTGAATATGGATAGGATCGATGTAGATCATATATCAAAGATGGATATTGCATGTTACTTAGTGGTggataaaataaataaaaaaatgaatattcATAGTGAAGGATTGAGTTATTTTATGTTACCTTGAGTCTGGTAGCAAGCTCTGTAGTGTGTAAAACGTTGGCGAGTTTTGAAAGACTATAAGCACGTGTAGCATCGAAATGGCTGGGGAACATCACACAACACAAACATATCTCAGTCAAACCAATTAAACTACAATATCCAAACTACCATATATTTTACTGATTTTTGAATCTTCAAAGTTTCCAAGAGAAATGCATGATAGTAATAAACAAGATTTTAAATAATGATCGCGATTTTGATCGGTACAGGAGTTATAATACTAATCATCAAATCataattttattataaaaatgGTGAATATCATTGCTCCATCATTTTGTTATTCCTTTCATTGACATGAACAATAATGAAATATAGATCATTAAATTATTTAACTGAAAGAAAAAAAATCTGTAAAATAATTTCTCACCTTTTGTTGTGGCTTATAAGAGCCAAATAGGAGATGACGTCATCCGTAAACCATTTGTGTATGGCGGAAGTTACGTTCACTATCCTCCCTTGTATCCCGGTCTTCTCTGCCGTTTCAACCATCGTCTTCATCAACAACTTCGTTAACAGAAAATGACCTAAATTCATAAAATTGaacaattaaaacaaaaacaaaatcaataatcaaatatataattatatacTAATTTGTTGTGATTTGATCATACTTACCTAGATAATTAGTGGCGAAGGTCATTTCAACTCCATCTTCTGAGATCGCGTGCTTTTCTGCAAACTTTCCAGCATTGTTTCTAAACAATAATCAACGATCAAACATGCAAATTAAAATTCAGATTCAAATTAATATTTAAATTCAAAGCAATATGCATGTATGAAATGCGAGTGCATATACATACATGAGGAGATTGAGAGGGAAACCGAGAGAGTGAAAGCGAGTAACGAAATTCGCAACGGAGTTGAGAGAACTGAGATCGAGTTTCATAACGATAATCTCCGCTTCAGGACATTCCGTTACGATTCTATCTCTCGTTTCCTCCGCGTTTTTCATGCTACGCGCCGGTAGAATCACTCTCGCACCACGCGAAGCCAACACACGCGCTGTTTCCGCTCCGATTCCAGACGTACCACCGGTGATGATGGCGGTTATGGAACGAAGCTCGCCGCGGGCTTCGGTGACTTGTTCGGCGGTGGATTTGGATCCGAATCCGCTTGGACCGGGCCAACCGATCAGGTATTTAATCGTTTCGAGCATTTCGTGAAATCTGAAGCAATAGTGATTTTGGCTATGGTTTTGGTGAATCGTTAAAGGTGATATTGATTGAATAAATAATGAATGTTGTGAGTTGGATCGTTCTATTCGTTGTGAGAAAAGGTAGTTATCTTTTAGAGTGTGTCAGGATTCTGAGATGCTGCGCAATTCGGCTCTGCGTGCATTAATCAATCTTAAAGTACAGTGCATGCAAGAAAGAAGAGAACAGAAGCAGaatgagagagaaagaaaagaaaaagggaaagtaatgaagagagagagagagagagaggatcTTCAGTTTTCAGCAGCGTGCGTGATAACAAAACTGCGCATAACTGATTGTTTAAAAGCTATACGAATCAGAAAAAAAGTGTTCTAGCTAAATTccttatttatttattttatacaAAAACTCTTATATAAAAACAGTTCGACATAGATTTAACACTTACTAGTTGGTAAGTTTTTCTATTTAAATCATTTATGTTATTTTAGCTCAAATTTTCCTCATTTATCAATCAAATTCAACCACTTAATTGGTAAATTTTGATTAATATAGTTTAATGTAGTGAAATTACTatatattttaattgataattTAATTAATCATTTAAATAATATTATAGAAATAATTGAGTTACAAATACATAAAAATTTATTCCTTATATTCTTAatcaatttaaataatttttatatgtATAATATAATTCTCTCATTTTATTTGAGTTTGAACCGATTATATATAAAAAAACTAACTTATATAAGATTTATA from Lathyrus oleraceus cultivar Zhongwan6 chromosome 7, CAAS_Psat_ZW6_1.0, whole genome shotgun sequence encodes the following:
- the LOC127106387 gene encoding short-chain dehydrogenase TIC 32, chloroplastic isoform X2, which translates into the protein MLETIKYLIGWPGPSGFGSKSTAEQVTEARGELRSITAIITGGTSGIGAETARVLASRGARVILPARSMKNAEETRDRIVTECPEAEIIVMKLDLSSLNSVANFVTRFHSLGFPLNLLINNAGKFAEKHAISEDGVEMTFATNYLGHFLLTKLLMKTMVETAEKTGIQGRIVNVTSAIHKWFTDDVISYLALISHNKSHFDATRAYSLSKLANVLHTTELATRLKQMDANVTVNCLHPGVVRTRLTRERDGFLTDLVFFLASKLLKTLPQASTLLTATKPPVPNWDPTQLKLQGYGPFPNSSFLRVQKLPLTNLITLNFELNFLGQRKRK
- the LOC127106387 gene encoding short-chain dehydrogenase TIC 32, chloroplastic isoform X1; this encodes MLETIKYLIGWPGPSGFGSKSTAEQVTEARGELRSITAIITGGTSGIGAETARVLASRGARVILPARSMKNAEETRDRIVTECPEAEIIVMKLDLSSLNSVANFVTRFHSLGFPLNLLINNAGKFAEKHAISEDGVEMTFATNYLGHFLLTKLLMKTMVETAEKTGIQGRIVNVTSAIHKWFTDDVISYLALISHNKSHFDATRAYSLSKLANVLHTTELATRLKQMDANVTVNCLHPGVVRTRLTRERDGFLTDLVFFLASKLLKTLPQAAATTCYVSTHPRLINVSGKYFIDCNEASSSKLGSNSIEASRLWAFSELIISKGSKAAFDQFNHLEF